A genomic region of Haliotis asinina isolate JCU_RB_2024 unplaced genomic scaffold, JCU_Hal_asi_v2 scaffold_21, whole genome shotgun sequence contains the following coding sequences:
- the LOC137269970 gene encoding adenomatous polyposis coli protein-like isoform X5: MRQSGCLPLLIQLLHGSDKDSGLLGNTRGSKAARARASAALHNIVHSHPDDKRGRREARVLRLLEQIRAHCDQLRGDNSEEEDEPKNNKPGSGAARASDIDHHPGPAIAALMKLSFDEEHRHAICTLGGLQAIAELLEVDHDAHGPTTEQYNITMRRYACMALTNLTFGDGTNKALLCSMKGAMEGLVAQLGSPNEDLCQVAASVLRNLSWRADLASKKTLREVNAVTTLMAAAMQVKKESTLKSILSALWNLSAHCTENKADICAVSGALEFLVSMLTYKSPSKTLAIIENGGGILRNVSSHIAVREDYRKVLRQHSCLQLLLKHLRSTSLTIVSNACGTLWNLSARCQEDQQALWEMGAVSMLRNLVHSKHKMISMGSAAALKNLLSARPAMKNLDLDRISGSNRPGLHARKVRALEQELDENLAETCENVESPRNSPTETKKENTYTRRYSGDNVVVFPVADTEPRRPMMRGHMFPRSGSTDSAGVDGKLRSPQRVARSGSQDSVGSTHSDISHDRSRAHTMLAKSSRLLHERQAGSLERKRDGGLHRFNSDGGAVDRTRVGGAPNSRILQVMQEVAMHAGLPANSTAEPESQQSPRNVRALAYQSAQIKAGNFNGPQRSLIEQFGKKPFNYLPNAKEMYVGPKRNNVDVGDTGAEGDEQPINYSLKYQDVGAGSSRDQLNNRPQVKVGNFVGSTMVPRAMPNMVHNRFPAPNNTRNVYEPRHRNVGAHQGIPTQYGAYAETDIDMDDQPTNFSLRYAENVEETFQDQPINYSVRYQEADPSQRYHQAENNGRYQEADPSQRYHQPENNSRYQEADPSQRYHQPENNGRYQEADPSQRYHPPENNVRYQEAETDSSPPYEESDPHCADCKLEEARRTNERLDEYMPSFFTDDQVKTFCTEGTPYLSTATSLTDLTGKIQYKEEAEPKKECEEAEDETKDYSNTFEETNCVSNPAETGSTVVAGDTSSANPDGGDAADGILEQSFHSPTSRDVPIDQPKTYCEEGTPVCFSRVSSLSSLHSSEARDLPESHGGRHHLVLSSIEESEKGEAMSASVIENSEARKTIKTSGAVSSATPGTTGSATPGTAGSTTPGTAEVVEKEHKTVTFDDHHHVEETPLMFSRCSSLGSLSSFDTQSVHSSVISEYSRRASEVVSPSELPDSPSETMPTSPKPEPQDEKAGLEQKPEDFTEAIVCDSDVAQPVSSLAALIAADNLSVVSKMEAPVVYADEGTPPTMSDTHSMLSALTIDDEAVGKKTDLNQDDSTSEDTKASNHLNEENSSMSEVSEGEEDILAQCINSAMPVPNNSSRKMRKSSSDNAIKKKTGVPKIDNLGSATKSKLPTKVTNITAQASKSPTAVNKLPRKDPKSPGGKLSPPGKTVPLTPSKFEDRKSGSRIAQSTTKSSLTSHLAQTATRSPQTPRGGPNRGPQTPRGTQNNRLPQTIQTGGPRSVGPQARPQLTPNKAPVVPAVSTPHQLQYVSDAQQQSTPRQLSHVDMDSYSPDFNSDTVKTYATEGTPLNFSNANSVSDLSSLSFDDTSIKQSPAPAVEDVTSDITSDNSSLCEETEELLVSQVIQAAMPKSKVARRLDMDRQAEGAEDSNRKPASQIVPHIKYSPPSSSSKIPAAQVAPVRQLLGAPATFQPQRTSSVATQPQVTSKSCEVADTVKSYAVEGTPLNFSNATSLSDLTIDSVDDTARFRVSDTHKISNMTSASQGQIDDSVFYGGDSVDSPQVYQVEGTPLIFSRNDSLSELSMLSGDLQGLVEKHDEVSDTVSSSSSSIPKERHVVGQSSEESSVIVDHTKDSEDNCKRYAMEDTPMCFSRNSSLSSLHSPEPNKPTSDTTVITDQRVPFKVEDTPTVFSRNSSLSELSIESTAFDPTPSEQALLDECISSAMPKSRISRGEEKFRRSIGGKGKSDKKLSKSTSLEIRSDDSIDEGVFKKPGSKTMSYSCSDAGEIQRVSQSSSTQESLANSWHTQSSQHNSRFGWKRSHSQDSEYFIKAKKDSSNSEIAKMNRPFRGSADTVEETTVSYDNRMLEEARALREKLLTASCDSAVTDSMTEKIDSEKSHLNDSFIMKMALTQSQGSCDDVMDTSFPQDPNTEDDGIIDDSEVSGNEADTTVVRNVLADETIVSNRDTSSSFEEEISPEDILLLEENASLIVSELSTNQMSGSVCDDDMFIENETMSLVSNDYTSDTASEVSVSWSNTSEKVSEYSGSTISQTEGSVASQKRPKIVKPDKENMNRTPPKANTAAVRGRRKPLYTNSSRSSTSSVRSTSTTRSEVSTHSARPVTTSRSTAAKPQNQTTGLKKVSPRSQTQGPSASSTPNKTAANRRQSRSPAAANRSNSSSSIPRSPLAKTSPQSKIQSTKDNTAKTKTDRPKPLIKQGTFTKDTASVSAPTIDMDHNANKTNSESVKIREKKASQPQNQRNSGGSNRNSGGSQNEAWSKALDSFNFMVDNPQENGYDARYKQIQMQRNGNEGSCSVKRPANTSLAGKKPSNLARPVQGQTTPPRSNSKSNLNKSGSGGNLRKTSSGTSLTKTQSGSSLCKTSSGSSLNRGGSASNLKRLESKSELKKSDSNASLKTNSRPTTPVGRRPSNTSVGGRKSEGASPNKTFSAGGDKKVATPTSDKKPPVGGKKQVPSKIATLWKKEDGDSPPPATASRLPVSAAAAKTKRSPPKPSNLPAPSGKPRTNKPPPPKRTDSLATEPVPKEGITKSSTYDKITADLDVGSVPSSDVVDVEDLECDLNTAFQESPSLTQLNNCETTDSILVAVNGINDKSDTTLLYDNSCMSSLSCSVDSLDDISMHSLPVNSGTWKKKRAEGSLTLPNADETCRSVPSSLSTIVNQSCDDSVPGNVWRRYPDEMTSAPTGEPQIWVKRDSKKDGKSKSKNSKKEGKSVAQSIKSTLFGKKQGLSKIFGSQKQGKDKKSKDDAKLTENCRNLLANPKAGTLWQESRTSPSAIVPPFNYSPPAAPKPEQQPVVQNNRSEVTTDIVITDNKRSGLPTLGSKHATKTEMLLARRRQSYLNNSMKMDENSVEDDNKRPCMVTTV; encoded by the exons ATGAGACAGTCAG GGTGTCTCCCATTGTTGATACAGTTGTTGCATGGGAGTGACAAGGATTCTGGGTTACTCGGCAACACAAGAGGAAGTAAAGCTGCCCGAGCACGTGCATCTGCAGCTTTGCACAACATTGTACATTCTCACCCAGATGATAAGCGAGGACGGCGAGAAGCCCGTGTGCTTAGACTTCTGGAACAAATACGAGCTCACTGTGACCAattaaggggagacaactctgaagAGGAAGACGAACCAAAAAACAACAAGCCAGGTAGTGGAG CAGCTCGAGCCTCCGACATAGACCACCATCCTGGCCCGGCCATAGCTGCTCTCATGAAACTGTCCTTTGATGAGGAGCACCGCCATGCTATCTGCACTCTGG GTGGTCTGCAGGCTATAGCAGAGTTGCTGGAGGTGGATCATGATGCCCACGGCCCCACCACTGAGCAGTACAACATCACGATGAGACGGTATGCATGTATGGCCTTGACCAACCTGACATTTGGTGATGGTACCAACAAGGCATTGCTCTGCTCCATGAAGGGTGCAATGGAGGGCCTAGTGGCCCAACTTGGCTCGCCCAATGAAGACCTGTGTCAGGTAGCCGCCAGTGTGCTGCGTAATTTGTCCTGGCGTGCTGACCTTGCCAGTAAGAAGACTCTGCGTGAGGTGAACGCTGTCACCACGCTGATGGCAGCAGCTATGCAAGTGAAGAAGGAGTCCACTCTCAAGAGTATTCTAAGTGCCTTGTGGAACCTGTCTGCTCACTGCACTGAGAACAAGGCAGACATCTGCGCTGTGTCAGGAGCACTGGAGTTCCTGGTCAGCATGCTCACCTACAAGAGCCCTTCGAAAACTCTGGCCATCATAGAGAATGGTGGTGGAATCCTGCGCAACGTGTCCAGCCACATTGCTGTGAGGGAGGACTACCGCAAGGTGTTACGGCAACACAGTTGCCTACAGCTCTTGCTCAAGCATCTGCGCTCAACAAGTCTGACGATTGTGAGTAATGCGTGTGGGACCCTGTGGAACCTGTCTGCCCGATGCCAGGAGGACCAGCAAGCCTTGTGGGAGATGGGTGCTGTCAGCATGCTGAGGAACTTGGTTCACTCCAAGCACAAGATGATATCCATGGGAAGTGCTGCTGCTCTCAAGAATCTCTTATCAGCACGACCAGCTATGAAGAATCTGGATCTTGACAGGATCTCGGGATCCAACCGTCCAGGACTTCATGCCAGGAAAGTCCGAGCGTTAGAACAAGAGTTGGATGAAAACCTGGCAGAGACCTGTGAGAATGTTGAGAGTCCAAGAAACAGTCCAACTGAGACCAAGAAGGAAAACACCTACACACGCCGCTACTCTGGTGACAACGTGGTGGTTTTCCCAGTCGCTGACACAGAACCTCGCAGGCCGATGATGCGCGGTCACATGTTCCCAAGGTCGGGAAGTACTGACAGTGCAGGAGTGGATGGTAAACTGCGCTCTCCGCAGCGGGTTGCACGGTCTGGCAGTCAAGACAGCGTTGGAAGCACACACTCTGATATCTCCCATGACCGGTCACGGGCTCACACCATGCTGGCCAAGAGTTCACGTCTACTGCATGAACGTCAGGCTGGCAGCCTGGAGAGGAAGCGAGATGGTGGACTGCACAGGTTCAACTCAGATGGTGGTGCTGTGGACAGAACCAGAGTGGGCGGAGCACCAAACAGTCGTATACTGCAGGTGATGCAGGAAGTTGCAATGCATGCTGGTCTACCAGCCAACTCAACAGCGGAACCTGAATCCCAACAAAGTCCTCGCAATGTTCGTGCTCTGGCATACCAGTCGGCTCAGATCAAGGCAGGTAACTTCAATGGTCCTCAAAGAAGTCTCATTGAACAATTTGGTAAGAAGCCTTTCAACTACCTTCCGAATGCAAAGGAAATGTATGTCGGTCCCAAGAGGAACAATGTCGACGTGGGTGATACAGGGGCCGAGGGGGATGAACAGCCAATCAACTACAGCCTAAAATATCAGGATGTTGGAGCTGGCAGTAGTCGTGACCAGCTTAATAATCGACCTCAGGTCAAAGTTGGAAATTTCGTTGGCTCCACAATGGTACCAAGAGCTATGCCAAACATGGTGCACAACCGATTCCCAGCTCCCAACAATACCCGCAATGTTTACGAGCCTCGTCACCGCAATGTTGGAGCACATCAGGGCATCCCCACCCAGTATGGAGCATATGCAGAGACTGACATTGACATGGATGATCAGCCCACCAACTTCAGTCTCAGATATGCGGAGAATGTAGAGGAAACTTTCCAGGACCAGCCAATTAACTACAGTGTAAGATATCAGGAGGCAGACCCCAGTCAACGGTATCACCAGGCTGAAAACAATGGTCGGTATCAAGAAGCAGATCCCAGTCAACGATATCACCAGCCTGAAAACAATAGTCGATATCAAGAGGCAGATCCCAGCCAACGATATCACCAGCCTGAAAACAATGGTCGATATCAAGAAGCAGATCCCAGTCAACGATATCACCCTCCTGAAAACAATGTACGATATCAGGAGGCTGAGACAGATTCAAGCCCACCATATGAGGAATCTGACCCGCACTGTGCCGATTGCAAACTGGAGGAAGCACGCAGGACCAATGAGAGACTTGACGAGTACATGCCTAGTTTCTTCACAGATGACCAGGTCAAGACGTTCTGCACGGAAGGGACACCCTACCTGTCCACAGCTACGTCACTCACAGATCTCACAGGCAAGATTCAATACAAGGAGGAAGCAGAGCCTAAGAAAGAGTGTGAAGAGGCAGAGGATGAAACAAAGGACTACAGCAACACTTTTGAAGAGACAAATTGTGTGTCTAACCCTGCTGAGACAGGGTCGACTGTggtggcaggagacaccagcaGTGCCAACCCTGACGGCGGGGACGCTGCAGATGGGATACTGGAGCAGTCATTTCATTCCCCAACGTCAAGAGATGTGCCCATAGACCAACCCAAGACATACTGCGAGGAAGGGACACCAGTCTGCTTCTCCAGGGTCAGTTCTCTCAGCAGTCTGCACAGCAGTGAAGCTCGAGATCTGCCGGAGTCCCATGGTGGCCGCCATCACCTTGTCCTTTCCAGCATAGAGGAATCAGAGAAGGGAGAGGCAATGTCTGCATCAGTGATTGAGAACTCTGAGGCCAGAAAGACAATCAAGACATCTGGGGCAGTTTCATCTGCCACGCCTGGAACAACTGGATCTGCAACTCCTGGCACAGCTGGATCAACCACACCGGGAACAGCAGAAGTGGTGGAGAAGGAGCACAAAACAGTTACGTTTGATGATCACCACCACGTAGAGGAGACTCCACTCATGTTTTCCCGCTGCAGCTCGCTGGGGTCTCTCAGTAGTTTTGATACTCAGTCTGTGCACAGCTCAGTCATCAGTGAGTACAGTCGGCGGGCGAGTGAGGTTGTGTCTCCCAGTGAACTCCCTGACTCTCCAAGTGAAACAATGCCTACAAGTCCCAAACCAGAACCCCAGGATGAAAAGGCAGGCTTGGAGCAAAAACCAGAAGACTTCACAGAGGCAATTGTCTGTGATTCAGATGTTGCCCAACCTGTGTCCAGCCTTGCAGCCCTGATAGCTGCAGACAACCTGTCTGTGGTCAGCAAAATGGAAGCACCGGTGGTGTATGCAGACGAAGGCACACCACCCACTATGTCTGACACACATAGCATGCTCAGTGCTCTGACAATCGATGATGAGGCTGTAGGAAAGAAGACCGACCTCAACCAGGATGACAGTACATCTGAAGACACCAAGGCTTCCAACCACTTGAATGAAGAGAATTCTTCCATGTCGGAGGTGTCTGAAGGAGAAGAGGACATCTTAGCTCAGTGCATCAATTCCGCTATGCCAGTGCCAAATAACTCAAGCCGTAAGATGAGGAAAAGCTCCTCAGACAATGCAATCAAGAAGAAGACTGGTGTGCCAAAGATTGATAACCTTGGGTCAGCCACTAAATCCAAACTTCCAACGAAAGTGACAAATATCACAGCTCAAGCTTCCAAATCCCCCACAGCTGTCAACAAACTCCCTCGTAAAGATCCAAAATCTCCTGGCGGGAAGTTAAGCCCTCCGGGTAAGACTGTTCCACTGACACCCAGTAAATTTGAAGACAGGAAGTCTGGTTCCCGTATAGCTCAGAGCACAACTAAATCATCACTAACATCACATTTAGCTCAAACTGCTACCAGATCACCACAGACTCCCCGTGGGGGACCAAATCGGGGACCTCAAACACCTAGAGGTACTCAAAACAACCGCCTTCCACAGACCATCCAGACAGGAGGTCCCCGCTCTGTTGGGCCTCAAGCTCGTCCTCAACTCACACCGAACAAAGCTCCTGTTGTGCCAGCTGTCTCCACACCACATCAGCTTCAGTATGTGAGCGACGCCCAGCAACAGTCTACCCCCAGACAGCTTAGTCATGTAGACATGGACAGTTACTCCCCAGACTTCAACTCAGATACAGTCAAGACGTACGCCACAGAGGGAACACCTCTTAACTTCTCCAATGCTAATTCAGTGAGTGATCTGAGTTCGCTGTCATTTGACGATACTTCCATAAAGCAGTCTCCAGCCCCCGCAGTGGAGGACGTAACCTCTGACATCACATCTGACAACAGCTCACTCTGTGAGGAGACTGAGGAGCTGCTTGTGTCACAGGTCATTCAAGCAGCCATGCCAAAAAGTAAAGTAGCCCGACGTTTAGACATGGACCGTCAAGCAGAAGGTGCAGAAGATAGCAACCGCAAACCAGCATCCCAAATTGTCCCACACATCAAATATTCACCACCTTCTTCATCTTCTAAGATCCCAGCAGCTCAAGTTGCTCCAGTCCGACAGTTGCTTGGTGCTCCAGCTACTTTCCAACCACAGAGAACATCAAGTGTTGCTACCCAACCACAAGTGACGTCCAAGTCCTGTGAAGTGGCCGATACCGTGAAGTCTTATGCTGTTGAGGGGACTCCTCTCAACTTTTCGAATGCAACGTCACTCAGCGATCTGACTATTGATTCTGTGGATGATACAGCCAGGTTCAGGGTGTCCGACACTCATAAGATTTCCAACATGACTTCGGCTAGTCAAGGGCAGATAGATGACTCTGTGTTCTATGGAGGTGACTCAGTGGACTCTCCACAAGTGTATCAGGTAGAAGGCACGCCTCTCATATTCTCACGCAATGATTCCCTGAGTGAGCTGAGCATGCTAAGCGGAGACCTGCAGGGCTTGGTGGAAAAGCATGACGAGGTGTCTGACACAGTCAGCTCCAGCTCCAGCTCCATCCCCAAAGAGAGACATGTTGTGGGGCAGTCCAGTGAAGAAAGCAGTGTCATCGTTGACCACACCAAGGACAGTGAGGATAACTGTAAGCGATATGCAATGGAAGACACTCCCATGTGCTTCTCTAGAAACTCCTCACTGAGTTCTCTACATAGCCCTGAGCCCAACAAACCTACATCAGACACCACTGTGATCACAGACCAGCGTGTGCCTTTCAAGGTGGAGGACACTCCAACTGTGTTTTCTCGGAACAGCTCTCTTAGTGAGCTCAGCATTGAATCTACAGCCTTTGATCCTACACCATCGGAACAGGCGCTACTGGATGAGTGTATCAGTTCAGCTATGCCAAAAAGTCGGATCAGTCGTGGGGAGGAGAAGTTTAGACGATCAATTGGGGGTAAAGGTAAGAGTGACAAGAAGTTGTCCAAGAGTACGTCCTTGGAGATAAGGTCTGATGACTCCATTGATGAGGGTGTGTTCAAGAAGCCTGGCAGCAAGACTATGTCCTATAGCTGCTCTGATGCTGGGGAAATACAGCGGGTGTCTCAATCCTCCAGCACTCAGGAATCTCTAGCCAATTCCTGGCACACTCAGTCCTCACAACACAACTCTCGCTTTGGCTGGAAGCGGTCCCACTCACAGGACAGCGAATACTTCATCAAGGCCAAGAAAGACAGTTCTAACAGTGAAATTGCCAAAATGAACCGGCCCTTTCGTGGGTCTGCTGACACGGTGGAGGAGACGACTGTATCATATGATAACCGCATGCTGGAGGAGGCGAGGGCATTGCGGGAGAAACTGCTCACGGCGAGCTGTGACTCGGCAGTCACTGACTCCATGACAGAGAAGATTGACAGTGAGAAGTCCCATCTAAATGACAGTTTCATCATGAAGATGGCTCTGACCCAGTCCCAGGGCAGCTGTGATGATGTAATGGACACCTCCTTCCCACAGGATCCCAACACAGAAGATGACGGAATCATTGATGACTCTGAGGTGTCAGGGAATGAAGCCGACACTACAGTTGTCAGAAACGTCCTGGCTGATGAGACAATTGTGAGCAACCGAGACACCTCCAGCTCATTTGAAGAAGAAATCTCACCTGAAGATATTTTGTTACTTGAAGAAAATGCCAGCTTGATTGTGTCTGAACTATCCACCAACCAGATGTCAGGTagtgtctgtgatgatgacatgtttattgAGAACGAGACGATGTCACTTGTGTCTAATGACTACACCTCGGACACGGCATCGGAGGTGTCTGTGTCATGGTCCAACACGTCGGAGAAAGTCAGTGAGTACTCAGGATCCACCATCTCACAGACAGAGGGATCAGTAGCATCACAGAAACGGCCAAAAATAGTGAAACCTGACAAAGAGAACATGAACCGAACACCGCCCAAGGCGAACACAGCAGCTGTGAGAGGACGCAGAAAACCTCTGTACACCAACAGCAGCAGGTCGTCTACATCATCGGTTAGATCAACATCAACAACCAGATCAGAAGTAAGCACCCACAGTGCACGCCCTGTCACCACCAGCAGGTCTACAGCTGCCAAGCCTCAGAACCAGACTACAGGGTTGAAGAAAGTGTCTCCTCGATCTCAGACCCAGGGTCCAAGTGCCAGTAGCACACCCAACAAAACTGCTGCTAACAGACGTCAGTCTCGCAGCCCAGCAGCAGCTAACAGGAGCAACTCATCATCCAGCATTCCAAGGTCACCGCTGGCTAAAACCAGTCCCCAATCGAAGATACAGTCAACTAAAGACAATACAGCCAAGACTAAGACTGACCGACCCAAACCTCTCATCAAACAAGGGACTTTCACTAAGGACACAGCATCTGTGAGTGCACCTACTATAGATATGGACCACAATGCCAACAAGACCAACTCCGAATCAGTGAAGATAAGAGAAAAGAAAGCCTCTCAACCCCAAAATCAGCGTAATTCTGGAGGTTCCAATAGGAATTCTGGAGGAAGCCAAAACGAGGCTTGGAGTAAAGCACTGGATAGTTTCAACTTCATGGTAGACAACCCACAAGAAAATGGTTATGATGCACGGTACAAACAAATTCAGATGCAAAGAAATGGAAATGAGGGGTCATGCTCAGTGAAAAGACCTGCAAATACTTCTTTGGCTGGTAAGAAGCCATCTAACCTTGCTCGTCCAGTCCAGGGGCAGACTACTCCTCCAAGAAGTAACAGCAAGAGTAATTTGAATAAGTCAGGGAGTGGCGGCAACCTGCGCAAGACCAGCAGTGGAACAAGCCTCACCAAAACCCAGAGTGGGTCCAGCCTCTGCAAAACCAGCAGTGGAAGCTCCCTCAACCGTGGCGGTTCAGCCTCCAACCTAAAAAGACTGGAGAGCAAGTCAGAACTTAAGAAGTCTGACAGTAATGCAAGTTTGAAAACTAATTCAAGACCTACAACCCCTGTTGGACGACGTCCATCTAACACCAGTGTTGGagggaggaagagtgagggagCATCGCCTAACAAGACATTCTCAGCAGGTGGAGACAAGAAGGTTGCCACACCCACTTCTGACAAAAAGCCACCGGTAGGTGGCAAGAAGCAGGTGCCAAGTAAGATTGCAACTCTTTGGAAGAAAGAGGATGGAGACTCTCCACCACCAGCAACAGCTTCCAGACTTCCTGTTTCTGCAGCAGCAGCTAAGACCAAGCGTTCCCCTCCAAAGCCCAGCAACCTCCCAGCACCCAGTGGCAAACCAAGAACCAACAAGCCACCACCACCCAAACGAACAGACTCTCTTGCTACTGAACCAGTTCCTAAAGAGGGTATAACTAAAAGTAGCACATATGACAAGATCACTGCTGACCTGGACGTTGGCAGTGTCCCTTCCTCTGATGTTGTGGATGTTGAGGACCTTGAATGTGATTTAAACACGGCCTTCCAGGAAAGTCCATCTCTAACCCAGCTGAATAACTGCGAGACAACTGATAGCATCCTTGTGGCTGTCAATGGTATCAATGACAAATCAGACACCACCCTCCTGTATGACAACAGTTGCATGTCTAGCCTCTCCTGCTCAGTTGACTCCCTTGACGACATCTCCATGCATTCCCTGCCTGTCAACAGTGGAACTTGGAAGAAGAAGCGAGCAGAAGGATCTCTTACTCTCCCCAATGCAGACGAAACATGTCGGTCTGTGCCCAGCTCCTTGTCTACTATTGTCAACCAATCCTGTGATGACAGCGTGCCGGGGAACGTGTGGCGGAGATACCCTGATGAGATGACCTCAGCCCCAACAGGGGAACCGCAGATTTGGGTCAAGCGAGACAGCAAGAAGGATGGAAAATCAAAATCCAAAAACTCGAAGAAAGAAGGGAAATCTGTTGCTCAAAGCATCAAGTCAACGCTGTTTGGAAAGAAACAAGGCCTTAGCAAAATCTTTGGTTCTCAGAAACAGGGGAAGGACAAGAAGAGCAAGGATGATGCCAAATTGACAGAGAACTGTCGCAATCTGCTGGCAAACCCCAAGGCAGGAACTCTCTGGCAGGAGTCTCGCACCAGCCCCTCGGCAATAGTTCCCCCATTTAACTACAGCCCACCAGCTGCCCCCAAACCagaacaacaaccagtggtcCAGAACAACAGGTCAGAGGTCACAACTGATATCGTGATCACAGACAACAAACGATCAGGTCTTCCAACTCTGGGTTCTAAACATGCAaccaaaactgaaatgttgttaGCAAGACGAAGGCAGTCATATCTGAATAACTCAATGAAGATGGATGAAAACAGTGTAGAGGATGACAACAAAAGACCATGTATGGTGACAACTGTGTGA